From Pseudomonas sp. CCI4.2, one genomic window encodes:
- a CDS encoding RHS repeat domain-containing protein, with product MTLHTHTPCLAVTDSRGLPVRTVVWQRTHVTEIVQRRVNRSAFDLAGRVIQRWDARLWAEVEDEVAAPANLAAVYSLSGQLLDSDSVDAGWRIGLIGEAVQPMFGWDGRGVVRRYEYDASLRPTAAYESTNGLAERCVERLTYGTADAECMQHNQCGQLIRHDDQAGSRLNDEFGVMGSLLKRTQHFLFDLQPPDWPEAGHDAPWEPGIGATTTWQHSPLGDVIMQTDAQRTVQTFTSTVAGKLKASRLQLVGQPERVVVSAMRYDAQGRVESETLGNGVISTSRYREKDGRLIQLRAQRANGEVLQDLLYDYDPVGNVLRIEDRSQSTHFFANQKIEPVSTYQYDSLYQLIKATGWEAASINHGPIFPGFQTPPDPSQLANYVQTYTYDTAGNLRQLAHVGAQSHSSTLVTAHSSNRSLPQLGDKPPTEEDIAAGFDENGNVRQLQLGQTLEWDSRNQLQQVRPVVRESGNDDSERYIYDASGQRVRKVRITQARAVTHCCEVRYLPGLEIRTNTATGEVLHVITVRAGRSEVRVLHWQAGKSEGIDNDQYRYGLSDHLGSNTVELDREAKVISQEHYYPFGGTAWWAGRSAIEASYKAVRYSGKERDATGLYYYGLRYYAPWLQRWINPDPAGETGGLNLFCFVKNSPLRYGDNKGAAPFDVLGEAESGLKNIGIGILATGLAEFSNEHREKVERGINFSILFLERARTELASESPSLGIRSALTATFGDLDRAHRGQLIDSLNTAFGKQQDFLTSLLNEASWKISLIEQNPKALGLTTVRSAYQPERTILLSAALLEGRHMLETVNTLIHETSHAVMDTGDIFYNKKFTLREGATSAEVKIWSEDIRIGLRTTVAKGPVEVLTGPSAKKFAIAMAASTGSVLSETMRAEEFVTNSRARTAVLLKNADTYSSFIMSTMLPERYMSKMTTRSKQAPGFKKNKEIF from the coding sequence ATGACGCTGCACACCCATACCCCTTGCCTCGCAGTCACTGATTCTCGCGGATTGCCCGTGCGGACGGTTGTTTGGCAGCGAACCCACGTGACGGAAATTGTGCAGAGGCGCGTCAATCGCTCGGCATTCGATCTTGCCGGACGTGTCATTCAGCGATGGGATGCGCGCTTGTGGGCTGAGGTGGAAGATGAGGTGGCTGCACCTGCGAATTTGGCAGCGGTGTATTCATTATCCGGGCAACTGCTAGACAGTGATAGCGTGGATGCTGGCTGGCGTATTGGCCTGATTGGCGAGGCTGTTCAACCGATGTTCGGTTGGGATGGTCGGGGGGTTGTGCGGCGTTATGAATATGACGCATCACTTAGGCCGACGGCCGCGTACGAAAGCACTAACGGGTTGGCTGAACGATGTGTCGAGCGACTGACGTACGGGACGGCTGACGCAGAGTGTATGCAGCATAACCAGTGCGGGCAGCTTATTCGGCATGACGATCAGGCCGGTTCCCGGTTAAACGACGAATTTGGTGTGATGGGTTCTTTGCTAAAACGGACTCAGCATTTTCTGTTTGATCTTCAACCACCTGACTGGCCGGAGGCAGGCCACGATGCTCCGTGGGAGCCGGGTATTGGCGCAACGACAACTTGGCAGCACAGCCCGCTGGGCGATGTCATTATGCAGACCGATGCGCAGCGTACTGTTCAAACGTTTACTTCCACCGTTGCCGGGAAGCTAAAAGCCAGCCGTTTGCAACTCGTAGGCCAGCCCGAACGCGTCGTTGTCAGTGCGATGCGTTATGACGCCCAAGGCCGTGTCGAATCGGAAACCTTGGGCAATGGTGTAATTAGCACGAGCCGTTATCGCGAAAAGGACGGGCGTCTGATTCAGCTTCGTGCCCAGCGCGCCAATGGCGAAGTGCTGCAAGACCTGCTTTACGATTACGACCCGGTAGGCAATGTTCTGCGTATCGAAGACAGGTCTCAATCCACGCATTTTTTCGCCAATCAAAAAATAGAACCCGTCTCGACCTATCAGTACGACTCGTTATATCAACTGATCAAAGCCACCGGCTGGGAAGCGGCCAGCATCAACCATGGGCCGATATTCCCAGGATTCCAGACGCCGCCAGACCCTTCGCAACTGGCGAACTACGTGCAAACGTACACCTACGATACCGCTGGCAACTTGCGGCAACTCGCCCACGTTGGTGCGCAGAGCCATTCCAGCACCTTGGTCACTGCTCACTCCAGCAACCGAAGCCTGCCGCAACTCGGTGATAAACCGCCGACCGAAGAAGATATCGCCGCGGGATTTGATGAAAACGGCAACGTGCGGCAATTGCAACTTGGCCAAACATTGGAGTGGGACTCACGTAACCAATTGCAGCAAGTACGACCGGTAGTGCGCGAGTCTGGTAACGACGACAGCGAGCGTTATATCTATGACGCCAGCGGACAGCGCGTGCGTAAAGTACGGATTACCCAAGCCCGGGCCGTTACCCATTGCTGTGAAGTTCGCTACTTGCCCGGCCTGGAAATTCGAACCAATACCGCCACCGGTGAAGTGCTGCATGTGATCACCGTTCGCGCGGGACGTAGCGAAGTACGGGTATTGCACTGGCAAGCGGGTAAATCCGAGGGTATCGATAACGATCAATACCGCTATGGCCTCAGCGATCATTTGGGCTCCAACACTGTGGAACTGGACAGAGAGGCGAAGGTAATCAGTCAGGAACACTACTACCCCTTCGGCGGCACAGCATGGTGGGCGGGAAGAAGTGCTATTGAAGCAAGTTATAAAGCGGTGCGTTATTCGGGTAAGGAGCGGGATGCCACAGGGCTGTATTATTACGGACTGAGGTACTACGCGCCCTGGCTGCAGCGTTGGATCAATCCGGATCCTGCGGGGGAGACAGGCGGATTGAATCTATTTTGCTTCGTTAAAAACTCGCCGCTGCGGTATGGAGACAACAAAGGCGCAGCCCCCTTCGATGTGTTGGGGGAAGCAGAGAGCGGGTTGAAAAATATTGGAATAGGGATCTTAGCGACTGGTCTGGCGGAATTCAGCAATGAGCATCGGGAAAAAGTAGAAAGGGGAATAAACTTTTCCATCCTGTTTTTGGAACGCGCGCGCACTGAACTGGCAAGTGAATCGCCAAGCCTAGGTATAAGGTCGGCATTGACAGCGACATTTGGTGATTTGGATAGGGCGCATCGAGGACAGCTAATCGATTCCCTCAACACTGCGTTTGGTAAGCAGCAGGATTTTTTAACCTCATTGCTTAATGAGGCCAGCTGGAAAATTAGCCTGATTGAACAGAACCCAAAGGCGCTGGGCTTGACCACCGTACGTAGCGCCTACCAACCTGAACGTACGATTTTGTTGTCGGCGGCTCTGCTAGAGGGGAGGCATATGTTGGAGACTGTTAACACGTTAATTCATGAAACCAGCCATGCTGTTATGGATACTGGCGATATTTTTTATAATAAAAAATTTACCCTGCGGGAGGGCGCTACCTCTGCTGAAGTGAAAATTTGGTCTGAAGATATTCGAATTGGTTTGAGAACAACGGTTGCGAAAGGGCCCGTAGAGGTCCTTACCGGCCCATCTGCTAAAAAATTTGCGATAGCGATGGCGGCGAGTACGGGCAGTGTTTTGTCAGAGACAATGCGTGCTGAAGAGTTCGTGACAAACTCCCGCGCTAGAACGGCAGTGCTGTTAAAAAATGCAGACACATACTCATCTTTTATCATGAGCACTATGCTTCCAGAGCGCTACATGTCGAAAATGACCACGCGGTCGAAGCAGGCTCCCGGCTTCAAAAAAAATAAAGAAATTTTTTAA
- a CDS encoding alginate O-acetyltransferase AlgF: MILQTTALRFATTTSTKRLLKSCALVAGISLLSAQAFAGGDSALYGPTAPKGSTFIRVYNASNAEVSASVGNTAMSEVAPLSSSAFSFMPQGDYSAKVGSQTVPVKLASDHYYTLVSNTSGTPQLVEEPPFKNKQKSLVRVQNLSDKPLTLKTADGKTDVVTAVAAKGRGDREINPVKVSLALYQGDKKVSDLKPVALERGEAAVLYVTGTGSDLSPVWVKPPVASR, from the coding sequence ATGATCCTGCAAACAACTGCGCTACGTTTTGCTACAACCACGTCGACCAAACGTCTGCTGAAATCCTGCGCACTGGTCGCCGGTATCAGCCTGTTATCGGCGCAAGCTTTCGCCGGTGGCGACTCTGCGCTGTACGGTCCGACCGCACCAAAAGGCTCGACCTTTATTCGGGTCTACAACGCCAGCAATGCCGAAGTCAGCGCCAGCGTCGGCAACACCGCCATGAGCGAAGTAGCCCCGCTGTCCAGCAGCGCGTTCAGCTTCATGCCCCAAGGCGATTACAGCGCCAAAGTCGGCAGCCAGACCGTACCGGTGAAATTGGCCAGCGACCACTATTACACCCTGGTCAGCAACACCAGTGGCACACCGCAATTGGTGGAAGAGCCGCCGTTCAAGAACAAACAGAAATCCTTGGTTCGGGTGCAGAACCTCAGTGACAAGCCGCTGACCCTGAAAACCGCTGATGGCAAGACCGATGTGGTCACCGCCGTCGCCGCAAAAGGCCGTGGCGATCGCGAGATTAACCCGGTGAAAGTCAGCCTGGCGCTGTACCAAGGCGACAAGAAAGTCAGCGACCTGAAACCGGTTGCCCTGGAGCGTGGTGAAGCCGCCGTGCTGTATGTCACCGGAACCGGCAGTGACTTGTCACCGGTGTGGGTCAAACCGCCCGTCGCTAGCCGCTAA
- a CDS encoding RHS repeat-associated core domain-containing protein → MTIHAFTPTLAIIEPRGLVVRSLDWYRSSETDVCLARVNRSAFDQAGRILKLWDARLWADASEDATAPANLAVVYSLSGQLLSSDSVDAGWQVGWFGEAGQLLDAWDGRGTWRRSEYDGLLRPTSIFEISHERVERCVERLVYGRAEVASVLHNQSGHLIQHDDQAGSQLIGEYGLTGSMLERTQHVSAELQPADWPSVGNENMWEPGVGATSTWRYSSLGNVVAQTDSLGNSQTYAHTVAGQLKSIAVRLKDQIRQPIVRGVSYDAQGRVESENLGNGVISTSRYREKDGRLIQLRAQRANGEVLQDLLYDYDPVGNVLRIEDRSQSTHFFANQKIEPVSTYQYDSLYQLIKATGWEAASINHGPIFPGFQTPPDPSQLANYVQTYTYDTAGNLRQLAHVGAQSHSSTLVTAHSSNRSLPQLGDKPPAEEDIAAGFDENGNVRQLQLGQTLEWDSRNQLQQVRPVVRESGNDDSERYIYDASGQRVRKVRITQARAVTHCCEVRYLPGLEIRTNTATGEVLHVITVRAGRSEVRVLHWQAGKSEGIDNDQYRYGLSDHLGSNTVELDREAKVISQEHYYPFGGTAWWAGRNAIEASYKAVRYSGKERDATGLYYYGLRYYAPWLQRWINPDPAGEADGLNRYRMVGNNPASRVDHEGLMQRPPPVADRPVSSLRCPGVPPPVPDRPAKMGREPFFTAQSSSHSSEKPNFHAPQVPSGLPAPYEDLSLGSKPLPLKNIRNVSSSYESWVVELSDTEWGVHKDFSSMTVLDAHGLAKQKIGAANEVFAYQFSKALNLNIVPATVIRPGTDREVISRYVDTIVGDVAFNRQQSSLYVFDFLLNTRDRLDDGRNGNIVFDKSKRAFAIDHDLILEPGFEAISESEITPDMLAVFASDPVTTKSLSETDWDLFFEKHISPEFIHQREEAKSEFLSRISCIKNRF, encoded by the coding sequence ATGACAATTCATGCTTTTACCCCCACATTGGCAATCATCGAACCGCGCGGTTTGGTGGTTCGGTCCCTTGATTGGTATCGCTCATCAGAAACTGATGTTTGTCTCGCGCGGGTTAATCGATCCGCGTTCGATCAGGCCGGGCGGATCTTGAAACTATGGGACGCTCGTTTGTGGGCTGACGCATCAGAAGATGCGACCGCACCCGCGAACCTGGCAGTGGTGTATTCGTTATCCGGCCAGCTATTGAGTAGCGACAGCGTTGATGCCGGCTGGCAAGTCGGCTGGTTCGGCGAAGCCGGGCAATTACTAGACGCCTGGGACGGGCGCGGTACTTGGCGGCGTAGCGAATACGATGGGTTACTGCGGCCGACTTCTATATTCGAGATCAGCCATGAGCGGGTTGAGCGTTGCGTAGAGCGTCTTGTTTACGGGAGGGCCGAAGTTGCCAGTGTGCTGCACAATCAATCTGGCCATCTCATTCAGCACGACGATCAGGCGGGATCTCAGTTGATTGGCGAGTATGGCCTGACGGGCTCCATGTTGGAACGAACTCAACATGTTTCGGCGGAACTGCAGCCGGCCGATTGGCCGAGTGTCGGCAACGAAAACATGTGGGAGCCGGGTGTTGGCGCGACGTCAACCTGGCGCTATAGCTCGTTGGGAAATGTGGTTGCTCAGACCGACTCGCTCGGCAATAGCCAAACGTATGCTCATACCGTTGCAGGCCAACTGAAAAGCATTGCCGTACGGCTTAAAGATCAAATCCGACAGCCCATTGTTAGGGGCGTCAGTTACGACGCCCAAGGCCGTGTCGAATCGGAAAACTTGGGCAATGGTGTAATTAGCACGAGCCGTTATCGCGAAAAGGACGGGCGTCTGATTCAGCTTCGTGCCCAGCGCGCCAATGGCGAAGTGCTGCAAGACCTGCTTTACGATTACGACCCGGTAGGCAATGTTCTGCGTATCGAAGACAGGTCTCAATCCACGCATTTTTTCGCCAATCAAAAAATAGAACCCGTCTCGACCTATCAGTACGACTCGTTATATCAACTGATCAAAGCCACCGGCTGGGAAGCGGCCAGCATCAACCATGGGCCGATATTCCCAGGATTCCAGACGCCGCCAGACCCTTCGCAACTGGCCAACTACGTGCAAACGTACACCTACGATACCGCTGGCAACTTGCGGCAACTCGCCCACGTTGGTGCGCAGAGCCATTCCAGCACCTTGGTCACTGCTCACTCCAGCAACCGAAGCCTGCCGCAACTCGGTGATAAACCGCCGGCCGAAGAAGATATCGCCGCAGGATTTGATGAAAACGGCAACGTGCGACAATTGCAACTTGGCCAAACATTGGAGTGGGACTCACGTAACCAATTGCAGCAAGTACGACCGGTAGTGCGCGAGTCTGGTAACGACGACAGCGAGCGTTATATCTATGACGCCAGCGGACAGCGCGTGCGTAAAGTACGGATTACCCAAGCCCGGGCCGTTACCCATTGCTGTGAAGTTCGCTACTTGCCCGGCCTGGAAATTCGAACCAATACCGCCACCGGTGAAGTGCTGCATGTGATCACCGTTCGCGCGGGACGTAGCGAAGTACGGGTATTGCACTGGCAAGCGGGTAAATCCGAGGGTATCGATAACGATCAATACCGCTATGGCCTCAGCGATCATCTGGGCTCCAACACTGTGGAACTGGACAGAGAGGCGAAGGTAATCAGTCAGGAACACTACTACCCCTTCGGCGGCACAGCGTGGTGGGCGGGAAGAAACGCTATTGAAGCAAGTTATAAAGCGGTGCGTTATTCGGGTAAGGAGCGGGATGCCACAGGGCTGTATTATTACGGACTGAGGTACTACGCGCCCTGGCTGCAGCGTTGGATCAATCCGGATCCTGCGGGGGAAGCCGATGGGCTGAATCGCTATAGAATGGTTGGAAACAATCCTGCCAGTCGCGTTGATCATGAGGGCCTTATGCAGCGACCCCCCCCGGTTGCAGACCGTCCTGTTTCCTCTCTACGCTGCCCTGGAGTGCCGCCCCCGGTGCCCGATAGACCGGCGAAAATGGGACGTGAGCCCTTTTTTACGGCTCAATCCTCCTCCCACAGCAGCGAAAAGCCGAATTTTCACGCGCCTCAAGTTCCATCAGGTCTACCAGCACCTTACGAAGATTTATCACTGGGCAGCAAGCCGTTGCCGTTAAAAAATATCAGGAACGTATCTAGCAGCTATGAAAGCTGGGTCGTAGAGCTTTCGGACACGGAGTGGGGCGTGCATAAGGACTTCTCGTCGATGACAGTGTTGGATGCTCACGGTTTAGCTAAACAAAAGATCGGAGCAGCAAATGAAGTATTTGCGTACCAGTTCAGCAAAGCGCTTAACTTGAATATCGTTCCGGCAACGGTCATACGGCCGGGAACTGATAGAGAGGTTATTTCACGATACGTCGATACCATCGTCGGCGACGTAGCATTTAATAGGCAGCAATCTAGCTTGTATGTGTTCGATTTTTTATTGAATACACGAGATCGTCTCGATGACGGACGGAACGGAAATATCGTTTTCGACAAAAGTAAGCGTGCGTTTGCAATCGACCACGATTTGATTTTGGAACCAGGTTTTGAAGCGATTTCGGAATCTGAAATTACGCCAGATATGCTTGCTGTTTTTGCTAGCGATCCCGTCACCACGAAGAGTTTGTCAGAAACTGACTGGGACCTTTTTTTTGAAAAACACATATCCCCAGAATTTATCCACCAAAGGGAGGAGGCGAAGTCTGAATTCTTGAGCCGGATCAGTTGCATTAAAAATCGTTTTTAG
- a CDS encoding multidrug transporter, with protein MLIGIVLILSWLILLLRYPGKALPVSLAAVLCLGLVTLWVLWQDSTETRQLDRLELRLSYSPQTCPADRPLHAQLHNGNKVPLQALQWRVAAYRPGDTVNLADDVYAAPRYSGPGELQAGGNWQDCLPAPPLRPGYRPETVEFRAEHLQGNF; from the coding sequence ATGCTGATCGGCATCGTCCTCATTCTTTCATGGCTCATCTTGCTGTTGCGTTACCCGGGCAAAGCATTACCGGTATCGTTGGCAGCAGTGCTGTGTCTGGGACTGGTAACGCTGTGGGTGCTATGGCAGGACAGTACTGAAACACGGCAGTTGGATCGCCTTGAATTGCGCCTGAGTTACTCCCCGCAAACCTGTCCGGCGGATCGCCCTCTTCACGCCCAGTTGCACAATGGCAATAAAGTCCCATTGCAAGCATTGCAATGGCGGGTGGCAGCCTATCGCCCAGGCGACACGGTTAACCTTGCCGATGATGTCTATGCTGCACCTCGCTACAGCGGTCCGGGAGAACTGCAAGCGGGTGGCAATTGGCAGGATTGTTTGCCTGCACCACCGTTGCGCCCTGGTTACCGCCCGGAAACAGTAGAGTTTCGTGCCGAGCATTTACAGGGTAATTTCTAA
- a CDS encoding alginate O-acetyltransferase, which yields MTRSFRILYIALFLGILLALGAWSLRSFASFSTSAETTVLNGRWTKAAEVHYDGQFPIKRLGTNLWAALDFKLFNEGRPGVVLGSDQWLYSDEEFNPVANGAQNEADNLALIQGVRDALKKQGTQLVLAIVPAKTRLYPEHLGANYPAALHTDLYQQFHSQVAQAGILAPDLLQPLQTAKQTGPVFLRTDTHWTPMGAEVVAQRLGATIAADTPLSGEPERFITETKETAPYKGDLTTFLPLDPLFSDLLPTPDDLQQRSTNPVPTQTSSDDELFASTDVPVVLVGTSYSANPNWNFLGALKQALHSDVVNYAEDGHGPILPMLKYLQTDAFKNSPPQVLIWEFPERYLPAHNDLGEFDPQWIAELKKARDPQQNLALTANNAESPHRAQN from the coding sequence ATGACCCGATCATTTCGTATCCTCTACATCGCCCTGTTTCTCGGCATCTTGCTGGCGCTGGGGGCTTGGTCGCTGCGCAGCTTTGCCAGCTTCTCGACCTCCGCTGAGACCACTGTGCTCAACGGTCGCTGGACCAAAGCCGCCGAGGTCCATTACGACGGTCAGTTTCCGATCAAGCGTCTGGGCACCAACCTCTGGGCAGCGCTGGATTTCAAGCTGTTCAACGAAGGCCGTCCCGGCGTGGTGCTGGGCAGTGATCAATGGCTGTACAGCGATGAAGAATTCAACCCAGTGGCCAACGGCGCGCAGAACGAGGCGGACAATCTGGCGCTGATTCAAGGCGTGCGCGATGCGTTGAAAAAACAGGGCACGCAACTGGTGTTGGCGATCGTTCCGGCAAAAACCCGCTTGTACCCGGAGCACTTGGGCGCCAACTACCCGGCCGCGCTGCACACCGATCTGTATCAGCAGTTTCATAGTCAAGTGGCTCAGGCCGGGATTCTCGCGCCGGATCTGTTGCAACCCTTGCAGACCGCGAAACAAACCGGGCCCGTGTTCCTGCGCACCGACACCCATTGGACCCCCATGGGCGCCGAGGTGGTTGCGCAACGTCTAGGCGCAACCATTGCCGCTGACACACCGTTAAGCGGTGAGCCGGAACGCTTCATTACCGAAACCAAAGAAACCGCGCCCTACAAAGGCGACTTGACTACTTTCTTACCGCTGGACCCACTGTTCAGTGACCTGCTGCCCACGCCCGATGACCTGCAGCAACGCAGCACCAATCCCGTGCCCACTCAAACGTCCAGCGACGATGAATTGTTCGCCAGCACCGATGTTCCGGTGGTCTTGGTCGGTACCAGCTACAGCGCCAACCCAAACTGGAATTTCCTCGGCGCGTTGAAACAAGCGCTGCACAGCGACGTGGTCAATTACGCCGAAGACGGCCATGGCCCGATCTTGCCGATGCTCAAGTATCTGCAAACCGATGCCTTTAAAAACAGCCCGCCCCAAGTCCTGATCTGGGAATTCCCGGAGCGTTACCTGCCTGCCCATAACGACCTTGGCGAGTTCGATCCGCAGTGGATCGCTGAGCTGAAAAAGGCCCGTGATCCCCAACAAAATCTGGCACTCACCGCCAACAACGCCGAGTCGCCCCACCGGGCACAAAACTGA
- a CDS encoding MBOAT family protein — protein MVFSSNVFLFLFLPVFLGLYYLSGLRYRNLLLLIASYAFYAWWRVDFLALFVGVTLWNYWIGLKVGAAGVRTKPAQRWLLAGVVVDLGILGYFKYANFGVESINALMTSLGLEPFILTHVLLPIGISFYIFESISYIIDVYRGDTPATRNLIDFAAFVAIFPHLIAGPVLRFRDLADQFNNRTHTLDKFSEGATRFMQGFIKKVFIADTLAVVADHSFALLHPTTGDAWLGALAYTAQLYFDFSGYSDMAIGLGLMMGFRFMENFKQPYVSQSITEFWRRWHISLSTWLRDYLYITLGGNRGGTITTYRNLFLTMLLGGLWHGANITYIVWGAWHGMWLAIEKALGLNTSARTFNPIRWALTFLLVIMGWVIFRSENLHVAARMYGAMFGFGDWHLSELNRASVTGLQMATLGVAYMTLAFFGLRDFYANRTKPEKASMQPGLIKAVPGDQPNDIHLPGFTVGTDAQVQPAFWVADWPRYAMRGAVLLMFVASILKLSAQSFSPFLYFQF, from the coding sequence ATGGTGTTCTCATCCAACGTGTTCCTGTTCTTGTTCTTGCCGGTGTTCCTCGGTTTGTATTACTTGAGCGGATTACGCTATCGCAACTTGCTGCTGCTGATTGCCAGCTACGCGTTTTATGCCTGGTGGCGAGTGGACTTCCTCGCCTTGTTCGTCGGCGTGACGCTGTGGAATTACTGGATCGGCCTCAAAGTCGGCGCCGCGGGCGTTCGAACCAAACCGGCGCAACGCTGGCTGCTAGCCGGAGTGGTAGTAGACCTAGGCATCTTGGGCTACTTCAAATACGCCAACTTCGGCGTCGAGAGCATCAACGCACTCATGACCTCGTTGGGGCTTGAGCCGTTCATCCTGACCCACGTGTTGCTGCCCATCGGGATCTCGTTCTACATCTTCGAATCCATCAGCTACATCATTGACGTCTACCGTGGCGACACCCCGGCCACCCGCAACCTGATCGATTTCGCCGCCTTCGTCGCGATCTTTCCGCACCTGATTGCCGGCCCGGTATTGCGCTTTCGCGACTTGGCGGACCAGTTCAATAACCGCACCCATACCCTCGATAAATTCTCCGAGGGCGCCACGCGCTTCATGCAGGGCTTCATCAAGAAAGTGTTCATCGCCGATACCCTGGCGGTGGTCGCAGATCACAGTTTCGCCCTGCTCCACCCCACCACTGGCGATGCCTGGCTCGGTGCGTTGGCCTACACCGCGCAGCTGTATTTCGACTTCTCCGGCTACAGCGACATGGCCATTGGTTTGGGCTTGATGATGGGTTTCCGCTTCATGGAAAACTTCAAGCAGCCCTACGTAAGCCAGTCGATCACCGAGTTCTGGCGCCGCTGGCACATCAGCTTGTCCACCTGGCTGCGCGACTACTTGTACATCACCCTCGGCGGCAACCGGGGCGGCACCATAACCACCTACCGCAACCTGTTTCTGACCATGCTGCTTGGTGGTCTGTGGCACGGCGCCAACATCACCTACATCGTTTGGGGCGCGTGGCACGGCATGTGGTTGGCCATTGAAAAAGCGCTGGGCCTCAACACGTCCGCACGCACCTTCAATCCCATCCGTTGGGCACTGACCTTCTTGCTGGTGATCATGGGCTGGGTGATTTTCCGCTCGGAAAACCTTCACGTTGCCGCACGGATGTACGGCGCGATGTTCGGCTTCGGTGACTGGCACCTGTCGGAACTCAACCGCGCCAGCGTCACCGGCTTACAGATGGCAACGCTGGGGGTGGCCTACATGACCTTGGCCTTCTTCGGCCTGAGAGATTTTTACGCCAACCGAACCAAACCCGAAAAAGCCTCGATGCAACCGGGACTGATCAAAGCGGTGCCCGGCGACCAGCCCAACGACATTCACCTGCCAGGGTTCACCGTTGGCACCGACGCCCAAGTGCAACCCGCGTTCTGGGTCGCTGATTGGCCGCGTTATGCCATGCGCGGTGCGGTGTTGCTGATGTTCGTGGCCTCGATCCTCAAACTTTCGGCGCAGAGTTTCTCGCCGTTCCTCTACTTCCAGTTTTGA
- a CDS encoding mannose-1-phosphate guanylyltransferase/mannose-6-phosphate isomerase, which yields MIPVILSGGSGSRLWPLSRKQFPKQFLALTSEHTLFQQTLKRLVFEGMQHPIVVCNRDHRFIVNEQLAKLELETQAILLEPFGRNTAPAVAITAMMLLSEGRDELMLVLPADHVIDDQKALQRALALATVAAERGEMVLFGVPATKPETGYGYIKSTHDVLLPEGVSRVSHFVEKPDEKRATEFVEAGGYFWNSGMFLFRASRFLEELKRHEPDIYDTCLLALERSKRDGDSIDIDEATFACCPDNSIDYAVMEKTQRACVVPLTAGWNDVGCWSSLWDVQEKDGNGNVSKGDVVIQDSRNCMIHGNGKLVSVIGLDNIVVVETKDAMMIAHKDKVQGVKQMVNTLNDQGRTETQTHCEVYRPWGSYDSVDMGGRFQVKHISVKPGASLSLQMHHHRAEHWIVVSGTAEVTCDENVFLLCENQSTYIPIASVHRLRNPGKIALEIIEVQSGSYLGEDDIERFEDIYGRSKNAEIGVQTKTIAR from the coding sequence ATGATTCCAGTGATCTTGTCAGGTGGTAGCGGCTCGCGACTCTGGCCGCTTTCGCGTAAACAATTCCCCAAACAGTTCCTGGCGCTGACCAGCGAACACACCTTGTTCCAGCAAACCCTTAAGCGTCTGGTGTTTGAAGGCATGCAGCACCCTATCGTGGTCTGCAATCGAGACCACCGCTTCATCGTCAACGAGCAACTCGCCAAGTTAGAGCTTGAGACTCAAGCGATTCTGCTTGAACCGTTTGGCCGCAACACCGCACCTGCGGTGGCGATCACCGCAATGATGTTGCTCAGCGAAGGCCGCGATGAACTGATGCTGGTGCTGCCCGCCGATCACGTCATCGACGATCAAAAAGCCCTGCAACGGGCCTTGGCCCTGGCCACCGTTGCCGCCGAACGGGGCGAAATGGTGCTGTTCGGCGTACCGGCCACCAAGCCAGAAACCGGCTACGGCTACATCAAGTCGACCCATGACGTGTTGCTGCCCGAAGGCGTTAGCCGTGTCTCGCACTTTGTCGAAAAACCCGATGAAAAACGCGCCACGGAATTCGTCGAGGCCGGGGGTTATTTCTGGAACAGCGGCATGTTCCTGTTCCGCGCCAGCCGCTTCCTGGAGGAACTGAAAAGACACGAACCGGACATCTACGACACCTGCCTGCTGGCGCTGGAACGCAGCAAGCGCGACGGCGACAGCATCGACATCGACGAAGCCACCTTCGCCTGCTGCCCGGACAACTCCATCGACTACGCGGTCATGGAAAAAACCCAACGCGCCTGTGTGGTGCCCTTGACCGCCGGCTGGAATGACGTCGGTTGCTGGTCATCGCTGTGGGACGTGCAGGAAAAAGACGGCAACGGCAACGTCAGCAAAGGCGATGTGGTCATTCAAGACAGCCGCAATTGCATGATCCACGGCAACGGCAAACTGGTCTCAGTCATTGGTCTGGACAACATCGTCGTGGTCGAAACCAAAGACGCCATGATGATCGCCCACAAAGACAAGGTTCAGGGCGTCAAACAGATGGTCAACACCCTCAACGATCAGGGCCGTACCGAGACCCAAACCCACTGCGAGGTCTACCGGCCTTGGGGGTCTTATGATTCGGTGGACATGGGCGGTCGCTTCCAGGTCAAACACATCTCGGTCAAACCGGGTGCCAGCCTGTCGCTGCAAATGCACCACCACCGCGCGGAACACTGGATCGTCGTTTCCGGCACTGCAGAAGTCACCTGCGACGAGAACGTGTTCTTGCTCTGTGAAAACCAATCGACCTACATTCCAATAGCCTCCGTGCACCGCTTGCGCAACCCCGGCAAAATCGCGTTAGAGATTATCGAAGTGCAGTCCGGCAGCTACTTGGGCGAAGACGACATCGAGCGCTTTGAAGATATCTACGGTCGCTCCAAGAATGCTGAAATTGGTGTTCAGACCAAGACCATTGCGCGCTAA